The Vicia villosa cultivar HV-30 ecotype Madison, WI linkage group LG1, Vvil1.0, whole genome shotgun sequence genome includes a region encoding these proteins:
- the LOC131649328 gene encoding uncharacterized protein LOC131649328 has protein sequence MTGKYGALILNLLSIWFSLQKYGSDFSTPINNQELAMEQIRENLNQMRIEMGTNMGQCMEAIQTLALRQEELRHVLQRPVTDGVPTLGEGLVDQNVRNVVEIPIPAQENAHHENNLEPEAFRLPINETEKRFHLLEKRLKAIEGRDSIDLDADGLCLVPGVKIPVKFRVPNFEKYKGTTCPLTHVKAFCNKMAPYAENDKLLMHFFQDSLSGTSLEWYSQLERTHVRTWKELAEAFVKRYKHNSNMAPTRIQLQAFTQRTDESFREYARRWRELAARVQPPLLEQELMGMFKDMLEGPYYQGLIGASEFAELVFAGERIENGLRNGNIQDVDDLFEFPRRVDGRASVIPEYEEESLNHPLDQISRNEMEVIISIQDDTQICATALSHPPTQFAQRDPVLHDQSAQSTQPWRNHQQNRHQQGRQRRRKPKRVYDAIPMTHDELLSELLKLSLVEPKQLDPVSFPYPEGFDPNVSCGYHAGAPSHSTEDCQPFRDKLIESIACVESFKVKMSDNQFALAFAHCG, from the exons atgacagGTAAATATGGAGCTCTTATTCTCAACCTCCTCTCCATTTGGTTTTCTCTACAGAAGTACGGTTCTGACTTCTCGACACCGATCAACAATCAAGAGTTAGCCATGGAACAAATCCGTGAAAACTTGAATCAGATGAGGATAGAAATGGGGACCAACATGGGTcagtgtatggaggctattcaaaCCCTTGCTCTTAGACAAGAAGAGTTGAGACATGTTCTTCAGAGGCCAGTTACGGATGGTGTTCCCACCCTGGGAGAAGGTCTTGTGGATCAGAATGTCAGAAATGTTGTTGAAATTCCTATTCCTGCTCAGGAGAATGCACATCATGAGAACAACTTAGAACCTGAAGCCTTCAGGCTCCCAATTAATGAAACtgaaaaaaggttccacctcttggagaaaaggttgaaagctaTAGAAGGTCGTGATTCCATTGATTTAGATGCTGATGGGTTGTGCCTAGTCCCTGGTGTCAAGATTCCTGTTAAGTTCAGAGTCCCTAACTTCGAGAAGTACAAGGGAACCACTTGTCCGTTGACTCACGTGAAAGCATTTTGTAACAAAATGGCTCCTTATGCTGAGAATGACAAGCTAttgatgcatttctttcaggacaGCCTCAGTGGTACATCCCTCGAGTGGTACTCTCAACTAGAACGAACTCATGTCCGAACTTGGAAAGAATTAGCAGAGGCGTTCGTCAAGCGTTACAAGCACAACAGTAACATGGCTCCGACCAGAATTCAACTCCAAGCTTTTACTCAGAGAACTGATGAGTCTTTTAGGGAATATGCCCGAAGATGGAGAGAACTGGCTGCCAGAGTTCAACCTCCACTATTAGAACAAGAGCTCATGGGTATGTTCAAAGATATGTTGGAAGGTCCATACTACCAAGGCTTGATTGGTGCTTCTGAATTTGCAGAATTGGTTTTCGCCGGCGAACGAATTGAGAACGGTCTTAGGAATGGTAATATCCAAGATGTTGATGATCTTTTTGAATTCCCCAGACGTGTGGATGGAAGAGCCAGTGTGATTCCTGAGTATGAAGAGGAGTCTCTTAATCATCCTCTCGATCAGATCTCTCGTAATGAAATGGAAGTGATTATTTCTATTCAGGATGACACACAAATCTGTGCTACAGCTCTCAGTCATCCACCTACTCAGTTTGCTCAAAGGGATCCAGTTTTGCATGATCAATCAGCTCAGTCTACGCAGCCATGGCGGAACCATCAACAAAATCGTCACCAGCAGGGTAGACAGAGGCGTAGAAAGCCAAAAAGAGTGTACGATGCCATTCCTATGACTCATGATGAGCTATTATCTGAATTGCTCAAACTTTCCTTGGTGGAACCAAAGCAGTTGGATCCTGTTTCTTTCCCGTACCCTGAGGGATTTGACCCTAATGTCAgttgtggctaccatgctggggcacctagtcATTCGACTGAAGATTGTCAGCCATtcagagacaag ctcattgaatccattgcctgtGTGGAAAGTTTCAAAGTTAAGATGTCTGACAATcagtttgctcttgcatttgcccattgtgggtga